A region from the uncultured Draconibacterium sp. genome encodes:
- a CDS encoding penicillin-binding protein, whose protein sequence is MGIRKTILSRIAIVYFVLSLFGVVVVAKLVSVQQIKNDRWQQIEKNLSNNTVIIPPVRGTICADDGNVLATSVPGYKIRIDLVAEGVRKVFDKEADSLAWYLSDFYKDASKREYLRRLRSAYNNNNRGYLLTPQKIDYNQLQQFKNFPILRRGRFGGGMIIEQENKRINPLGMLAQRTIGSLNKANALTPVPVGYNGLERSYEMYLRGENGISYKQNLSGRWVTRTEIEPQNGMDIITTINVKMQDITESALYRQALKSNPEWATAVLMEVKTGEIKAIANLGKTKDGFYEKDNYALGHRGCYEPGSTFKLVSLVVALEDGVVDTSDVFDTGNGYWAQENITDDHACGKVNVKQILEQSSNIGTAKVILSNYSSDPKAYVDRIYGFGIHKPLELELAGEGQPYIKYPGNADWWGTTTLGRMSYGYDLRLTPLQILNFYNAVANDGVMVKPRLVKEIRNNGALVKAFKPEVLNPMIVSKETIGKAQAMLRGVCENGTGRGVEGEHFSVAGKTGTARVARSDGKGYEYGAYYASFVGYFPADNPMYSLIVTFKKPRNSIYGAAVAGPVFKEISEKVYASQILNAVPEKNKRENEDTPQIKSGQREDILRLAEELSLKNIQGLPDSKMVLPSANDSIIVLQENVVPANAVPNVIGMGASNAIYLMENAGLKVKINGIGKVKKQSLKPGSSYRPGQTVYLALS, encoded by the coding sequence GTGGGAATTAGGAAAACCATATTGTCGCGTATTGCAATTGTATACTTCGTGCTGTCGTTGTTCGGAGTGGTAGTTGTGGCTAAGCTTGTTTCTGTTCAGCAGATTAAAAACGATCGCTGGCAGCAAATCGAAAAAAATCTTAGCAACAATACGGTGATAATTCCTCCGGTAAGAGGTACAATTTGTGCCGACGATGGTAATGTGTTGGCAACCTCGGTACCCGGATATAAAATTCGCATCGATTTGGTAGCCGAAGGAGTTCGTAAGGTGTTTGACAAGGAGGCTGATTCACTGGCCTGGTACTTGTCTGATTTTTACAAAGATGCTTCGAAGCGAGAATACCTGAGACGTTTGCGTTCTGCCTATAATAATAACAACCGAGGCTACCTGTTAACACCTCAAAAAATTGATTACAACCAACTCCAGCAATTTAAGAACTTTCCCATTTTGCGTCGTGGCCGTTTTGGCGGAGGGATGATTATCGAGCAGGAAAATAAACGAATTAATCCTTTGGGAATGTTGGCTCAGCGAACTATTGGTAGTCTAAATAAGGCCAATGCCCTTACGCCTGTACCGGTGGGTTATAATGGCCTCGAGCGTTCCTACGAAATGTACCTCAGGGGAGAAAATGGCATAAGCTATAAGCAAAACTTGTCGGGAAGGTGGGTTACCCGAACCGAAATTGAGCCGCAAAACGGAATGGATATCATTACAACCATTAATGTAAAAATGCAGGACATTACTGAAAGTGCCTTGTACAGACAGGCGCTGAAATCGAATCCGGAATGGGCTACTGCGGTGCTGATGGAAGTAAAAACGGGTGAGATAAAAGCTATTGCCAATCTTGGAAAAACAAAAGACGGATTTTACGAAAAAGATAATTATGCCTTAGGCCATCGCGGATGTTACGAGCCCGGCTCTACTTTTAAGCTGGTGTCGTTAGTTGTGGCCCTTGAAGACGGAGTGGTGGATACCAGCGATGTTTTTGACACCGGAAACGGGTATTGGGCGCAAGAAAACATTACCGACGATCATGCCTGTGGAAAAGTAAATGTAAAGCAAATTCTGGAGCAGTCTTCCAATATCGGAACTGCAAAGGTTATTCTTTCCAACTATTCGTCAGATCCGAAGGCCTATGTCGACCGTATTTATGGTTTTGGCATTCATAAACCGCTGGAACTGGAATTGGCCGGAGAAGGACAACCCTACATTAAATATCCGGGAAACGCCGATTGGTGGGGAACGACCACTTTGGGGCGTATGTCCTATGGTTACGACCTAAGACTTACACCATTACAGATTCTGAACTTTTATAATGCGGTGGCTAATGATGGTGTTATGGTGAAGCCCCGCCTGGTGAAAGAAATTAGAAACAACGGAGCATTGGTGAAAGCCTTTAAGCCTGAGGTGCTTAACCCGATGATTGTGTCGAAGGAAACCATTGGCAAAGCTCAGGCCATGTTGCGCGGAGTATGCGAAAACGGCACAGGAAGGGGTGTTGAGGGAGAACATTTTTCTGTAGCTGGAAAAACAGGAACTGCCAGGGTGGCACGTTCTGATGGTAAAGGCTACGAATATGGAGCCTATTACGCATCTTTTGTTGGCTATTTTCCTGCCGACAATCCAATGTATTCGTTGATTGTAACCTTTAAAAAACCCCGCAACTCAATTTATGGAGCAGCAGTTGCCGGTCCTGTTTTTAAAGAAATTTCAGAAAAAGTTTACGCAAGCCAGATACTCAATGCAGTTCCGGAAAAAAATAAACGCGAAAACGAAGATACACCACAGATAAAAAGTGGGCAGCGAGAAGATATTCTGCGCTTGGCAGAAGAGCTTAGCTTGAAAAACATTCAGGGACTGCCAGACTCAAAAATGGTTTTGCCCAGCGCTAACGATAGCATAATTGTTTTGCAGGAAAATGTGGTGCCGGCCAATGCTGTACCTAATGTAATTGGTATGGGAGCCAGTAATGCCATTTATTTAATGGAGAATGCAGGACTAAAAGTGAAAATAAACGGAATAGGAAAAGTAAAAAAACAATCGTTAAAACCCGGAAGCTCTTATCGCCCCGGGCAAACGGTTTATCTCGCATTAAGTTAG
- a CDS encoding FtsL-like putative cell division protein has product MKSFIGGTILTDDRTMRQMPFVGFLAVLALLLIANRNWSESTLREIVVLQEELNELRSESVTLSAKLMDASRPSEVAKRVEEAGIGLQEPVRPPQKITVEKED; this is encoded by the coding sequence ATGAAGTCGTTTATCGGTGGGACGATTCTTACCGATGACAGAACGATGCGCCAAATGCCATTTGTGGGTTTTTTGGCAGTGCTGGCTTTGTTGTTAATAGCTAACCGAAACTGGTCGGAAAGTACCTTGCGCGAGATTGTGGTCTTGCAGGAGGAGTTAAATGAGTTGAGGTCAGAGTCGGTAACGCTTTCGGCAAAATTAATGGATGCCAGTCGTCCGTCGGAAGTGGCTAAACGAGTAGAAGAGGCCGGAATTGGGTTGCAGGAACCGGTTCGTCCTCCGCAAAAAATAACAGTTGAAAAGGAAGATTAG
- the rsmH gene encoding 16S rRNA (cytosine(1402)-N(4))-methyltransferase RsmH, translated as MSDIYHIPVLAKESIEGMNLHANASVVDATFGGGGHSSLILESLGSGGRLFAFDQDEDAAGNALKDDRLFFIRHNFRYVKNFLHYYGVNQVDSIFADLGVSSHEFDEADRGFSFRFDAALDMRMNRDADIDAAKVVNSYDEERLLQVFKMFGEIKNARKLTATLIKARSVAPIKTTTRLKEIASACAPKAIENKYLAQVFQALRIEVNAEMEALREFLLASLDLLKPGGRLVILTYHSLEDRLCKNFMRSGNLEGKIEKDFYGNVQSPFRLINRKVIVPSAEEQKQNSRSRSAKLRIAEKI; from the coding sequence ATGTCGGACATTTATCACATACCGGTTTTAGCAAAAGAGAGCATTGAGGGTATGAATTTGCATGCCAATGCCAGTGTAGTTGATGCCACTTTTGGTGGTGGCGGGCATTCATCTTTGATTCTTGAATCGCTGGGTAGCGGCGGCAGGTTGTTTGCATTTGATCAGGATGAAGATGCTGCCGGGAATGCCTTAAAGGATGACCGGCTTTTTTTTATCAGACATAATTTTCGGTACGTTAAAAATTTCCTTCACTACTACGGAGTAAATCAGGTTGATTCGATTTTTGCCGATTTGGGCGTTTCATCGCACGAATTTGATGAGGCAGATCGTGGCTTTTCGTTTCGTTTTGATGCAGCCCTGGATATGCGAATGAACCGCGATGCTGATATTGATGCGGCAAAAGTGGTGAATAGTTACGATGAAGAGCGACTACTGCAGGTTTTTAAAATGTTTGGCGAGATAAAAAATGCCCGAAAACTTACGGCTACGCTAATTAAAGCCCGATCAGTAGCGCCAATAAAAACAACCACTCGCTTAAAAGAAATTGCCTCGGCTTGCGCGCCCAAAGCTATTGAAAACAAATATCTGGCCCAGGTATTTCAGGCACTTCGTATTGAAGTGAATGCTGAAATGGAGGCTTTGCGCGAGTTTTTGCTGGCATCGCTTGATTTATTAAAGCCGGGTGGACGCCTGGTAATTCTTACCTATCACAGCCTTGAAGATCGTTTGTGCAAAAATTTTATGCGCTCGGGAAACCTTGAGGGGAAAATTGAAAAAGACTTTTATGGAAACGTACAGTCGCCTTTTAGGTTAATCAACCGAAAGGTAATTGTGCCATCGGCCGAGGAGCAGAAACAGAATTCGCGGTCGAGAAGTGCAAAATTAAGAATTGCAGAAAAAATTTGA